Within Anopheles nili chromosome 3, idAnoNiliSN_F5_01, whole genome shotgun sequence, the genomic segment TGTCTTCTAACACACAAACAGCACTTTATTTCATGTAGTGTTTTATCATGATACACTAACTAATCCGATTTGGTAGTCGTATATGAGTCAACTAGGCTAGACTGCCTGTTTTTATATGATTAGCAGCTGATTACTCCTAGAGCTTAAAGTTGAATGATCAGCCGGTTAACAAATataattatttgattttttatcttttttttaagttttatcTCTATGTGTACCTATTATTAGTTCAAATATATATTATAGTATGCTTCAGCAAAACTTTAAACACGTTCAACATTTTGCGTTAATCGCTAGTAGATCGCTAGTTGGCACTTGGTCTGCCGTTGGAGAACAAACATACTCTGATGTGCGATGTTATACCAGGTGGTTGAGTTTCGCGGGTTGTATCACACTAAACACACTAAACGATTCATACTTACCTCCGCTCATGATGACGCTAATGGTTTTACGAATTCACTAAGTTGCTGAGAAGATATCTGGGCCGCTCACCAAATCGGTCAGTGACTAACGGAACTGTAACCCAGAGCTACACGTCTTCCAAACATTTATTTGCGAACAGTCGTATGGTGGTTGTCGTATACCGGTTAGGGTATTTAATGATAACTGAAAAGTAGATTACAGTATCTTCCCACGGACAGGAAGGAGCAATCTAGATATCGTTTTCGCTTACCTTACTTTCCTACTACTACCACCAACCGAATGCAGAATGCGTTTTCTCATTGACAAATACTACCGAATAAACGAACTGTTGCAGCCACCCTTCCGGACTGGTCATACTACGCATATAGAAATTTTAAAAAGACAATTCCAGGGCTAACAAAACGCTCATGCAGCCGCTAAAACAACCAAAGCGATTTGGCTGGAACAGCGCATGTTTGTTTCTCTGACAAATTTGTGAAGTCAATGTTCCCGCCTGTATCGTGTCCCAGCATTATTTAGCGTATGAGTCATGTTTGCACAGATGAACAACATGTTCCCAACGTAAAAGGAACGTATACATCTCACAACCATAATGGCGCaaacagttttgttttcttctttacaACTAgaaagcccacaaaaaaaagaacacgaacTGCATCTAGAAGCGTCGCACGCCAAGGTGTTTGCGTGGCCATTCGCCCGTTGCTACACAGAATATCACCAAGAGAAAGGGAATAAATAATACAACGAACTGATAACCGGATAAGATAAAGAGATGACGGCATTCAATTCAAGCTTGCTGCTCCAATGAATCAATCAGTGCCGTGCGAAAACGAGCACAATTCAATTGATAAGTATTGCACCTTGTAAAGTGCAAAGGAATGTTCTTTCTTCGAAATTAACACGAACACGTGGCTGCCGTTACGCTTGATAGTATTTAGATGTTGATGTGTCAGAAAATTATCGTTCCGAGTAATATCCGTCACGGAGAGCTCTGGAAGCGTTAGATCCTTTAGCAACGACGTTAACAATGTTCCATTTTACCGTTCACACAGAACTTCGTAGTTTGAAACGGGCACTTCCGCACCTCCATACGGAATGTAGACGCAATTGTGCGAGGCCTGCACCTTACCGACCGTTTGCGAGCCCTCGTGGAAAGCGCGCCCAATGTACAGCGGTTCTCCGTCGACCGTGTTCCCGCCAACGATGGCACCCATCGGTACCTGGCCGTGTCCGGCCATGTCCCAAACCAGCTGCTTCTGTACTAGCACCTCGACTTGCTGGACAAGCGTTTCCTCGCCACCGTACGCGACGTACGCAGCACATTTATCTGGTAGGACCTTGGCCGGGAGGAGATCACCGGCGTGATGCGCACGGCCGACGAAGATCTGTGAACCATCACTATCCTGGCCCCCGGGGACCATGTGAGGCGGGAAAGGTCCACTGGTGCTAACCGATACCCAAGTTGTCGCTgtagatgaagaaaaacagtCGTCAGTATCCCGACATGCTCGGACCAACATCCCCAGACGATCCTTACCCATGGTTTCTAGATTTTCAACTGAAAACGAATACTTCGCGCTTTGCGATGGCACGCGGCACAAAGTCTCGATGTCGTAAAAGTGAGTGTGTTCGATAATGTGGACTTACCGGGCAAGTGGTAAAGTAATGTTTATTTAGACGTTTTTTATCTCTACCGAGCGACATTCTCATGATACCAACATAGACGCCCTCTCCATGCTGCAGTTACAAGCGGCGTGTTTGTGTAACGATGGAAAAGTGTctcgaaaaaaatataaagcaacttACCAACTTTACTAAGGGTGTGTACGTTTTGGACTCCGTGGTTATCAGCTACCGGTGTCTGAAGTAGAGAATTTCAATCCATTGCTGGTACTGATACAAGTACTTTTTCCTGGGTGATAACATTAACTTACTCTGCACCACGCTGAGTGTAATTCGTCatacaggaaaaaaaggcttaGCTCGCGACACACTAGTAAATAGGACTTACTAAAGTGACCGAGTTTATCAAACGAGAAATTGCCTAGTTGTGTAAATGACCCGGTGTTCGataaattcctttttttatagTCGATGGATTCAAATAATTATATAATTGTTATATTGTAAGAACGACACCAATTTCACTttccataaattttcatcttaTTTATTACCTCTTTcctatttttcatcccttcgtGGTAAGGGGtttgtttcatcttttttccGTGCTTCATCCTTGAGAAGCATCCTTATTTAGTCGACAGTTCATAAATCTCTGTTGGGCCTTCTGTATTCTCTGATCTACAAATTTGTCTTTTCCTCCTTTACCTTTTTCACCATAtatggatatatatatattaatcaagaatacatgtatatatattgtGGATCTTTGTACGATCATACGTACATAGTTCTGTTTTTTTCGAAATGCACCATCGAATGCTCCATACTTTGCTCTATCCCTTCATTTTTACTTTGCTCTATATAAATTCACTGTCGTCGCTGTTacttttttatatatatatttgcatATCGAGTTTTCACATATCCCAGCTCATTAATCttcaatttttcttcacaTCGCGCAATATTGTTGAAACTCGTTCAACtatgctgctttgttttgcgtaTTGACGATGACACGTGTACAGTAGTGGCTTTTTGCTGTCCTTACCAGTACCGTTATTTAGTTTTTGGCATAGCATAATATACATAGTTAATTCTATATATCGTAAAGCATACTAACTAGTCCCACTTCCTATTTCAATCGACTTTCAATACGCTTGTGGTGtaattgttgttgtttgctttactCATGCAAATGATTCGCTCAAGCTATCCATGTTGAGACTTTTTCGATCGCGCATTATCGACGTAAAAGCATTAGATTCCGTTCATCACGCTAAATGCGAATATTTTCTCCAATTTTTTCCTGTAACAACAATATTGCCCGTGCTTATTGCGGCGAATATATACGTGGTGTGGAGAGACGTGTTTAAGGGCGGCCAACGAGCAAGGCCTGTGTGTGTCAAAGAAACACATAAACATCGATTTGATCGCAATTTTGGCAATATACGCTAcagctggtgctgttgctgcagtaCACAATACACGATGTGGCTTGAGAAAGGATGGATTTCTAACCGAAAGCCATAGTTGCCTATCCGTACTTAAAGCtgtcgattttattttcaacgtTGCTAGAGTTCTTCACCTTTCCTTTCCAAAAGATGGTTATGGATATCATTGCAATGAACCGCGGTTTCAAGAAACATTGACTCCTCTATTGCCCATCTTGTCTCTGTGTCGCTATTAAAACAACATTAACTAGCAATATTAGTGTCACAGTGACGGAATCAGTATCAGAATCCGTTTCCCCTGTCCGTTGTTCAGCTGAGTCATAAAAATGGCAGGATAATTGTACTATTTCGGTAGTAGTATAGCCATATAGTCATCATTTAGAAACGGGATGCGTGCTTGTTTCTGCACCGTGATGGCAATTCCAAAGCCATCGTCAGTACTGTTGTGCAATTTTGTCATTATTTTCTCGCCACAGTACATGCGCGCGAATGTTAGGTAAGGTTTTTACGATTTTGATTTGAATCCGCTTGTTGGTTAAGCGTGAATTAATCGGCACAGTTCTTGCTCTATCTTAGCTTGCATATTTGCTTTACTGATTTGTTCTCATATACATTTTGCAAAACATATCGCTGCACAAAGCTGCTACATCAGCGATGGGATCAAAATATGTAATAAAACATGTGGAAAAATATGAGCCAGGAGTTAAGATATAACATACTCttacaatttaaaaatgaaGGAATTGTCATCACAAAcaggaaatgcaaaaaatgcgTACTAGCTTTCTAATGAACACTACAAAAAATGCGTAACAAGAATGGACATTCTATACgggattttttaaattatttgaaGCCAACCTAAACTAACGTGACCCTCCTCCCTGTGTCGTGTTTCTGCCTTATTGGTACTCATCATCACTGGACAAGAGCATCGTTTTCTCATTATAGTTCTGGCTGATAGTTGACACCTTCTGCGAGACAACACTAGCACCGGGCATAAATTTCCGTTGGCTACCAAGCGTTGGTGGTGCAATGTAACTGCCACCGTGTACCGTTCCAGCGTTGGCTCCATTACCATTGTAGGAACCCGTCGTTGCACCGCTGCCAACACCGTGGCCCTGGCCGTGCCCCGTCAGCTGATGGCTTGGATCATCGGGGTCATACGAGGATACACGAATGCCACGTGGGTTCTTGCcacctaaaaataaaaacaaataacaaacaaaactccTCAATCAGTACCACTTTTGAATTTCATGTTTTACATTCGATACTAAAAAGCAACAGCTGTTAAAATGGCATCAATAAATTCCAGTAGATGTGATTCTGAGTAATGTTGGGACACATGTGGCGCGTTTTAAGCATGCAGAAGTACactgaccaaaaaaaaacaagacaaaagTAACATCTAGCAAGTAACAGAGGCGCTGAAGAGATCAGCACTTCGAATACCAGCCGTTCCTATATACATACCATCGGGCAAATTAGATGAATGATGTAGTGGATTTGATGTACTTACCCTCGAACTGCTGCCATCTTCACGCCTGTTTGGAAACTTTTCCCTATCACAGATAACCTAAGCTAATGAAATTTACACTAAACGTGCTTTCTTTCGATTGTCGCATTAGAAAAATCTTAACGTGGTTCCATTTTTAACCATTCAATAATAATGTTAGAGAATtacaagaaaaaatatattttattatggAGTTGTTTACTGTACTATGCTCTGTTACGTCCTAACTCTCCTTTAAATACTACGCATTCTTTAATTGCTTCGTGGCAGGTTGTAGTGGCTTT encodes:
- the LOC128727797 gene encoding uncharacterized protein LOC128727797; protein product: MATTWVSVSTSGPFPPHMVPGGQDSDGSQIFVGRAHHAGDLLPAKVLPDKCAAYVAYGGEETLVQQVEVLVQKQLVWDMAGHGQVPMGAIVGGNTVDGEPLYIGRAFHEGSQTVGKVQASHNCVYIPYGGAEVPVSNYEVLCER